In a genomic window of Carassius gibelio isolate Cgi1373 ecotype wild population from Czech Republic chromosome A3, carGib1.2-hapl.c, whole genome shotgun sequence:
- the LOC127950935 gene encoding trinucleotide repeat-containing gene 6A protein isoform X1 — MAPIRDSVSHSPNQTGLEHTGLEPQYENSPWSSSSPCGDSNSNWGKVIVDKGPWPSITGSDPELASECMDADSASSSGSEKNLSMMTSRSTGGDNNGNRQGSHFMVANGSNNVGNGSIKGPWCVSNGSMLSTCQGSIEDSSSKLAESSHGKINAWGTQGSSNNIGINPSTLNPNANHGAWPVLQNTGPNPHGPVGNGNGGTNTQQSTIGQTPSMQSINSKMSWGCLQENMSEAEVNGTNKVPSGQPQNLNTEFNGPNNTTNTMTSSLPNSTGSIQMNEQPPGHRAWPMSTGCSPQLPISPVSNGTSISQHGNSEGINSGSYGTAWGISPSTNYSGDKCPIPKGQAVGDTVNATLMQSGANSSSVSAASLKNNNNNGMSGHGGGWDSAPATSQSMSWGAGNGVGPAGIPHPWGSASSSSSSSSSSSNTGTKVSNGEWNTLPSNSQHSNDSTNGSKKGTNGWKSLEDDALGIGSSGQPSQVSTWNKSTGSEGSGESSGGHSERDGQRGGNRRRGNQQGMINAALSRIDVDPRVLSNTGWGQTPVRQNTAWDVSSSDKKTGNGQTGWGSAPPQASNSGGWGDGPSTNKSSNSSVSGWSESKPSTGWGETKGPAGQNGWEDSPSVTLSKGSSSWNGSKDEKTSWNSAPKAKQGWCGEGPKGNHWVEPQKSGSGGWDSDSDRSGSGWNEPGQCGTSNTWGGSGGTNTPDQSGPTTGWGEPPKTNNQNQTWGEPIKPSHSNPTWVDNSKPNKSSEWGKSQDSSMGMFRSGNNSQTGAPCQNKPSGWLGGPVPAASKEEESTGWEEPSPESIRRRMEIDDGTSAWGDPTKYKCSNVNTWNNNTAGEQDGMAVSQPPQAQSSMAPKEKNCSSGWGEPYGGPQKMESSTWGEHAAPPVTVDNGTSAWGKPVNTGSSWEEPGRKTSVGSSWGHAAVGQQSQHKSGSKPMQDNWGGEETSMTGHSNWEEEKELEMGMWNNNLSQEMNQHGNWSYKKVPPKLNKGPNKQDDSQWMNPLVKQLTNMYPRDSAEDSLKSNKMDMSGGMTDKRIDVDKHVFNIGEYGKNTASRHQIHKDSPIDRNSYMDKNVNMYGVGNAAAQGRNAQQPPAQALNSAQPGLRNQVPPQLLPSQVPPSLLKYSPNNGGLNPLFGPQQVAVLNQLSQLNQLSQLSQINQLQRLLLQQKAQSQRAMPVNSRQQQEQGRGLGPSQQMMQSSRHLDPSLMKQQTSPQPPSLHQPSLKSCMENFMPLNASDLQKEQSSLSSFSNFPLGGCPPHLNVGQTDSLLHQAAKPNSMFASDMSGCQSAGISQSHSLLAPPLSNGHMVPGSPINPRVGKNFYPDSSSLPARALNSNLNVSNLDIGSVGFKEPQSRLKKWTAMDISVNSPLDQNPSKSGAITSGLRLEDSPFGPYDFINAGNAPISPPGSVGDGWPSRAKSPHGSTNVNWPPEFRPGEPWKGYPNIDPETDPFVTPGSVINNLSINTVRDVDHLRDRNNGPSSSLNTTLPSNSAWTSIRASNHNSSLSSTAQSTSARNSDSKWSPGTVTNTSLAHELWKVPLPSKGISAPSRPPPGLTGQKQPSSWDNSSLRLAGWGSSDSRFNSGSSWGDSSSGRTNWLVLKNLTPQIDGSTLRTLCMQHGPLITFHLNLPHGNAVVCYSSKDEAAKAQKSLHMCVLGNTTILAEFASEEEINRFFAQGQSMTASPNWQTLSSSQNRIGSIEGSHPFPNRTDPNHWNGNGDLHGSSLWGIPNYSTSLWGSPSGGEGGGINSPSPISSFLPVDHLTGGGDSM, encoded by the exons ATGGCTCCCATTCGGGATTCCGTCAGCCACTCCCCTAACCAAACAG gtttggaacatacTGGTCTGGAGCCACAGTATGAGAATTCACCATGGAGCTCTAGCTCACCTTGTGGTGACTCGAACAGCAACTGGGGAAAAGTTATTGTAGATAAGGGACCCTGGCCCTCCATCACTGGTAGTGACCCAGAGTTAGCCTCAGAATGTATGGATGCTGACTCTGCCTCCAGCTCTGGGTCAGAAAAAAATCTTAGTATGATGACGTCTAGGAGCACTGGTGGAGACAACAATGGCAATAGACAAGGCTCTCATTTCATGGTTGCAAATGGCAGCAATAATGTGGGTAATGGGAGTATTAAGGGGCCTTGGTGTGTATCCAATGGCTCGATGCTAAGCACATGTCAAGGCTCCATTGAGGACTCCAGCAGCAAGCTGGCAGAAAGCAGCCATGGCAAAATAAATGCATGGGGTACCCAAGGTTCCTCAAACAATATAGGTATAAATCCAAGCACTTTGAACCCAAATGCCAACCATGGTGCCTGGCCCGTTCTTCAGAACACTGGACCCAACCCCCATGGGCCTGTGGGAAATGGAAATGGTGGCACCAACACTCAACAAAGCACCATAGGTCAAACACCCAGCATGCAGAGTATCAACTCTAAGATGTCCTGGGGATGCTTGCAGGAAAATATGTCTGAAGCTGAAGTCAATGGTACAAACAAGGTTCCAAGTGGGCAGCCTCAAAACCTTAACACTGAATTTAATGGACCAAATAACACTACTAACACGATGACCTCTAGTTTACCAAACTCTACAGGTTCAATCCAGATGAATGAACAGCCCCCAGGGCACAGAGCTTGGCCTATGAGTACAGGGTGCTCCCCTCAGCTCCCTATTTCTCCAGTCTCTAATGGCACTTCCATTTCTCAACATGGCAACAGTGAGGGAATTAACAGCGGGTCTTATGGTACAGCATGGGGCATTTCGCCCAGCACTAATTACTCTGGAGACAAATGTCCTATCCCAAAAGGCCAAGCTGTGGGCGACACTGTGAATGCAACTCTAATGCAGTCTGGAGCCAACAGCTCCTCTGTGAGTGCTGCTtctttaaagaataataataataacgggATGAGCGGTCATGGAGGAGGTTGGGACTCAGCACCCGCTACCTCACAAAGTATGTCTTGGGGAGCAGGTAATGGTGTGGGCCCAGCTGGGATCCCTCACCCCTGGGGGAgtgcctcctcctcctcttcctcttcctcatcctcttcaAACACTGGCACTAAGGTCTCAAATGGGGAGTGGAACACTTTGCCCAGCAACAGTCAGCATTCCAATGATAGTACGAATGGAAGCAAGAAGGGAACAAATGGATGGAAGTCATTGGAGGATGATGCTCTTGGTATTGGGAGCTCTGGTCAACCGTCACAAGTCAGCACATGGAACAAGTCTACAGGCAGTGAAGGAAGTGGAGAGAGCTCAGGAGGTCATAGTGAGAGGGATGGGCAACGTGGGGGCAACCGAAGGAGGGGTAATCAGCAGGGCATGATCAATGCAGCTCTCTCTAGAATTGACGTGGACCCCAGGGTGTTATCCAACACAGGGTGGGGACAAACTCCAGTCCGCCAGAACACTGCATGGGATGTTTCAAGCTCTGATAAAAAGACAGGAAATGGACAGACAGGCTGGGGTAGTGCTCCCCCTCAGGCATCTAACTCAGGTGGTTGGGGAGATGGACCCAGCACCAACAAAAGTAGCAATTCTTCAGTATCTGGGTGGTCTGAATCAAAACCTTCAACTGGCTGGGGAGAAACCAAAGGTCCAGCTGGGCAGAATGGGTGGGAGGATTCCCCGTCTGTTACATTGAGCAAGGGTAGTTCCTCATGGAATGGTAGCAAGGATGAGAAGACCTCCTGGAATAGTGCACCAAAGGCAAAGCAGGGATGGTGCGGAGAAGGCCCAAAGGGAAACCATTGGGTGGAGCCCCAGAAGTCTGGTTCAGGTGGCTGGGATAGTGACAGCGACCGCTCTGGATCAGGCTGGAATGAGCCTGGGCAGTGTGGTACAAGCAACACTTGGGGAGGCAGTGGAGGCACCAACACTCCTGACCAGAGTGGTCCAACCACAGGATGGGGAGAGCCACCCAAGACCAACAATCAAAACCAAACCTGGGGTGAGCCAATCAAACCCAGCCACTCCAACCCCACCTGGGTTGACAATTCAAAACCGAACAAGTCTTCAGAGTGGGGCAAGTCTCAAGATTCCAGCATGGGAATGTTCAGGAGTGGGAACAACTCTCAGACTGGAGCCCCTTGTCAGAACAAGCCTTCAGGATGGCTGGGAGGACCAGTGCCTGCTGCTTCCAAAGAAGAAGAATCCACTGGATGGGAAGAACCATCCCCTGAATCCATCAGGCGTAGAATGGAGATCGATGATGGTACTTCAGCATGGGGAGATCCCACTAAGTATAAGTGCAGTAACGTAAATACATGGAACAACAACACTGCTGGAGAGCAGGATGGCATGGCTGTTTCTCAGCCCCCACAGGCCCAAAGCTCTATGGCTCCAAAAGAAAAGAACTGCAGCTCAG GGTGGGGAGAACCATATGGTGGCCCACAAAAAATGGAGTCCTCTACCTGGGGTGAGCATGCTGCTCCACCTGTCACTGTGGACAATGGCACATCTGCTTGGGGAAAGCCTGTTAATACAGGTTCCAGCTGGGAAGAGCCGGGAAGGAAAACCTCAGTAGGCAGTAGCTGGGGTCACGCTGCTGTAGGACAACAATCACAACACAAGTCTG GATCCAAACCTATGCAAGATAACTGGGGTGGAGAGGAGACGTCCATGACAGGGCACTCCAACTGGGAGGAGGAAAAGGAATTAGAGATGGGCATGTGGAACAACAATCTATCACAGGAAATGAACCAACATGGAAACTGGTCCTACAAGAAGGTGCCTCCAAAG CTTAACAAAGGACCCAATAAGCAAGATGATTCTCAGTGGATGAATCCGCTTGTGAAACAGCTCACCAACATGTACCCT AGGGATTCCGCTGAAGATTCCCTGAAGAGCAATAAGATGGATATGTCTGGAG GAATGACAGACAAGCGCATTGATGTTGACAAGCATGTTTTTAACATCGGAGAGTACGGGAAAAATACTGCTTCACGCCACCAGATCCACAAAGACTCTCCTATAGACCGTAACTCCTATATGGATAAG AATGTAAATATGTACGGTGTTGGTAATGCAGCAGCACAAGGCCGGAATGCACAGCAGCCTCCAGCACAAGCTCTGAACTCTGCTCAGCCCGGTCTACGCAACCAAGTGCCTCCTCAACTACTTCCCTCTCAG GTCCCACCATCCCTGTTGAAGTACTCTCCCAATAATGGGGGTCTGAACCCTCTGTTTGGCCCACAGCAGGTGGCTGTGCTGAACCAGCTGTCCCAGCTCAACCAACTGTCTCAGCTTTCTCAGATTAATCAGTTACAG CGTCTCCTTTTGCAGCAAAAAGCGCAAAGCCAGAGAGCCATGCCTGTTAACAGCCGCCAGCAACAGGAACAG GGTCGTGGTCTGGGTCCGTCCCAGCAGATGATGCAGAGTTCCCGCCATCTCGATCCTTCTTTGATGAAGCAGCAGACTTCCCCTCAGCCACCCTCGCTGCACCAGCCCAGCCTCAAGTCCTGCATGGAGAACTTCATGCCCCTCAATGCCTCTGACCTGCAGAAGGAACAAAGTTCCTTGAGCTCGTTCAGTAATTTCCCTTTAGGTGGGTGCCCTCCCCATCTTAATGTAGGCCAGACAGACTCTTTGTTGCACCAAGCTGCCAAGCCCAACTCGATGTTTGCCTCTGACATGTCAGGCTGTCAGTCAGCTGGCATTAGTCAAAGTCATAGCCTCCTAGCCCCACCTCTGAGCAATGGCCACATGGTGCCAGGCTCTCCCATCAACCCTCGGGTAGGAAAGAACTTCTACCCTGACAGCAGCTCTCTTCCAGCAAGAG CTTTGAACTCAAACTTGAATGTAAGCAACCTTGACATTGGCAGTGTTGGTTTTAAGGAGCCACAGTCCCGTCTGAAGAAGTGGACTGCCATGGACATTTCCGTTAACTCGCCACTTGATCAAAACCCCAGCAAATCTG GTGCTATAACATCTGGCCTGAGGCTTGAAGACTCGCCCTTTGGTCCATATGACTTCATCAATGCCGGTAACGCTCCCATCAGTCCTCCTGGCTCTGTGGGAGATGGCTGGCCCAGCCGTGCCAAATCACCTCATGGTTCCACTAATGTCAACTGGCCACCAG AGTTCCGTCCTGGTGAGCCCTGGAAAGGATATCCGAACATTGATCCTGAAACTGACCCATTTGTCACTCCTGGCAGTGTGATTAATAATCTCTCCATTAATACAGTGCGGGATGTTGATCACCTCAGGGACAGGAACAATG GGCCATCCTCATCACTTAACACCACGCTGCCTTCAAATAGTGCCTGGACATCCATTCGTGCCTCCAACCACAATAGTTCCCTCAGCAGTACAGCACAAAGCACTTCAG CCAGAAACAGTGACTCCAAATGGTCTCCTGGCACAGTCACCAACACCTCTTTGGCTCACGAGCTGTGGAAGGTTCCTCTCCCCTCAAAAGGTATCTCTGCTCCGTCCCGCCCCCCGCCGGGCCTGACTGGCCAGAAACAGCCCTCATCTTGGGACAACAGTTCTCTGAGACTGGCAGGCTGGGGTAGCTCTGACTCCAGATTCAACTCTG GTTCCAGCTGGGGTGACAGCAGCTCAGGGAGAACTAATTGGCTTGTTCTCAAAAACCTCACACCTCAG ATTGATGGCTCCACCTTGCGAACTCTGTGCATGCAGCACGGTCCACTGATCACATTCCATCTGAACCTTCCCCATGGCAATGCTGTCGTCTGCTACAGCTCTAAGGACGAGGCAGCAAAAGCCCAGaagtcactgcacat gtGCGTATTAGGGAACACTACTATTCTTGCAGAGTTTGCTAGCGAAGAGGAAATTAATCGTTTCTTTGCACAAGGTCAGTCAATGACTGCCTCTCCCAACTGGCAGACGCTGAGCTCTTCTCAGAACCGGATCGGATCCATCGAGGGTTCTCACCCCTTCCCAAACCGCACTGATCCAAATCACTGGAACGGCAATGGAGACCTGCACGGCTCGTCTCTCTGGGGCATTCCCAATTACTCCACGAGCCTGTGGGGGAGCCCCAGTGGTGGTGAGGGTGGGGGAATCAACAGTCCCTCCCCCATCAGCTCCTTCCTTCCTGTTGACCACCTGACGGGAGGCGGGGATTCCATGTAG
- the LOC127950935 gene encoding trinucleotide repeat-containing gene 6A protein isoform X2: MAPIRDSVSHSPNQTGLEHTGLEPQYENSPWSSSSPCGDSNSNWGKVIVDKGPWPSITGSDPELASECMDADSASSSGSEKNLSMMTSRSTGGDNNGNRQGSHFMVANGSNNVGNGSIKGPWCVSNGSMLSTCQGSIEDSSSKLAESSHGKINAWGTQGSSNNIGINPSTLNPNANHGAWPVLQNTGPNPHGPVGNGNGGTNTQQSTIGQTPSMQSINSKMSWGCLQENMSEAEVNGTNKVPSGQPQNLNTEFNGPNNTTNTMTSSLPNSTGSIQMNEQPPGHRAWPMSTGCSPQLPISPVSNGTSISQHGNSEGINSGSYGTAWGISPSTNYSGDKCPIPKGQAVGDTVNATLMQSGANSSSVSAASLKNNNNNGMSGHGGGWDSAPATSQSMSWGAGNGVGPAGIPHPWGSASSSSSSSSSSSNTGTKVSNGEWNTLPSNSQHSNDSTNGSKKGTNGWKSLEDDALGIGSSGQPSQVSTWNKSTGSEGSGESSGGHSERDGQRGGNRRRGNQQGMINAALSRIDVDPRVLSNTGWGQTPVRQNTAWDVSSSDKKTGNGQTGWGSAPPQASNSGGWGDGPSTNKSSNSSVSGWSESKPSTGWGETKGPAGQNGWEDSPSVTLSKGSSSWNGSKDEKTSWNSAPKAKQGWCGEGPKGNHWVEPQKSGSGGWDSDSDRSGSGWNEPGQCGTSNTWGGSGGTNTPDQSGPTTGWGEPPKTNNQNQTWGEPIKPSHSNPTWVDNSKPNKSSEWGKSQDSSMGMFRSGNNSQTGAPCQNKPSGWLGGPVPAASKEEESTGWEEPSPESIRRRMEIDDGTSAWGDPTKYKCSNVNTWNNNTAGEQDGMAVSQPPQAQSSMAPKEKNCSSGWGEPYGGPQKMESSTWGEHAAPPVTVDNGTSAWGKPVNTGSSWEEPGRKTSVGSSWGHAAVGQQSQHKSGSKPMQDNWGGEETSMTGHSNWEEEKELEMGMWNNNLSQEMNQHGNWSYKKVPPKLNKGPNKQDDSQWMNPLVKQLTNMYPRDSAEDSLKSNKMDMSGGMTDKRIDVDKHVFNIGEYGKNTASRHQIHKDSPIDRNSYMDKNVNMYGVGNAAAQGRNAQQPPAQALNSAQPGLRNQVPPQLLPSQVPPSLLKYSPNNGGLNPLFGPQQVAVLNQLSQLNQLSQLSQINQLQRLLLQQKAQSQRAMPVNSRQQQEQGRGLGPSQQMMQSSRHLDPSLMKQQTSPQPPSLHQPSLKSCMENFMPLNASDLQKEQSSLSSFSNFPLALNSNLNVSNLDIGSVGFKEPQSRLKKWTAMDISVNSPLDQNPSKSGAITSGLRLEDSPFGPYDFINAGNAPISPPGSVGDGWPSRAKSPHGSTNVNWPPEFRPGEPWKGYPNIDPETDPFVTPGSVINNLSINTVRDVDHLRDRNNGPSSSLNTTLPSNSAWTSIRASNHNSSLSSTAQSTSARNSDSKWSPGTVTNTSLAHELWKVPLPSKGISAPSRPPPGLTGQKQPSSWDNSSLRLAGWGSSDSRFNSGSSWGDSSSGRTNWLVLKNLTPQIDGSTLRTLCMQHGPLITFHLNLPHGNAVVCYSSKDEAAKAQKSLHMCVLGNTTILAEFASEEEINRFFAQGQSMTASPNWQTLSSSQNRIGSIEGSHPFPNRTDPNHWNGNGDLHGSSLWGIPNYSTSLWGSPSGGEGGGINSPSPISSFLPVDHLTGGGDSM; this comes from the exons ATGGCTCCCATTCGGGATTCCGTCAGCCACTCCCCTAACCAAACAG gtttggaacatacTGGTCTGGAGCCACAGTATGAGAATTCACCATGGAGCTCTAGCTCACCTTGTGGTGACTCGAACAGCAACTGGGGAAAAGTTATTGTAGATAAGGGACCCTGGCCCTCCATCACTGGTAGTGACCCAGAGTTAGCCTCAGAATGTATGGATGCTGACTCTGCCTCCAGCTCTGGGTCAGAAAAAAATCTTAGTATGATGACGTCTAGGAGCACTGGTGGAGACAACAATGGCAATAGACAAGGCTCTCATTTCATGGTTGCAAATGGCAGCAATAATGTGGGTAATGGGAGTATTAAGGGGCCTTGGTGTGTATCCAATGGCTCGATGCTAAGCACATGTCAAGGCTCCATTGAGGACTCCAGCAGCAAGCTGGCAGAAAGCAGCCATGGCAAAATAAATGCATGGGGTACCCAAGGTTCCTCAAACAATATAGGTATAAATCCAAGCACTTTGAACCCAAATGCCAACCATGGTGCCTGGCCCGTTCTTCAGAACACTGGACCCAACCCCCATGGGCCTGTGGGAAATGGAAATGGTGGCACCAACACTCAACAAAGCACCATAGGTCAAACACCCAGCATGCAGAGTATCAACTCTAAGATGTCCTGGGGATGCTTGCAGGAAAATATGTCTGAAGCTGAAGTCAATGGTACAAACAAGGTTCCAAGTGGGCAGCCTCAAAACCTTAACACTGAATTTAATGGACCAAATAACACTACTAACACGATGACCTCTAGTTTACCAAACTCTACAGGTTCAATCCAGATGAATGAACAGCCCCCAGGGCACAGAGCTTGGCCTATGAGTACAGGGTGCTCCCCTCAGCTCCCTATTTCTCCAGTCTCTAATGGCACTTCCATTTCTCAACATGGCAACAGTGAGGGAATTAACAGCGGGTCTTATGGTACAGCATGGGGCATTTCGCCCAGCACTAATTACTCTGGAGACAAATGTCCTATCCCAAAAGGCCAAGCTGTGGGCGACACTGTGAATGCAACTCTAATGCAGTCTGGAGCCAACAGCTCCTCTGTGAGTGCTGCTtctttaaagaataataataataacgggATGAGCGGTCATGGAGGAGGTTGGGACTCAGCACCCGCTACCTCACAAAGTATGTCTTGGGGAGCAGGTAATGGTGTGGGCCCAGCTGGGATCCCTCACCCCTGGGGGAgtgcctcctcctcctcttcctcttcctcatcctcttcaAACACTGGCACTAAGGTCTCAAATGGGGAGTGGAACACTTTGCCCAGCAACAGTCAGCATTCCAATGATAGTACGAATGGAAGCAAGAAGGGAACAAATGGATGGAAGTCATTGGAGGATGATGCTCTTGGTATTGGGAGCTCTGGTCAACCGTCACAAGTCAGCACATGGAACAAGTCTACAGGCAGTGAAGGAAGTGGAGAGAGCTCAGGAGGTCATAGTGAGAGGGATGGGCAACGTGGGGGCAACCGAAGGAGGGGTAATCAGCAGGGCATGATCAATGCAGCTCTCTCTAGAATTGACGTGGACCCCAGGGTGTTATCCAACACAGGGTGGGGACAAACTCCAGTCCGCCAGAACACTGCATGGGATGTTTCAAGCTCTGATAAAAAGACAGGAAATGGACAGACAGGCTGGGGTAGTGCTCCCCCTCAGGCATCTAACTCAGGTGGTTGGGGAGATGGACCCAGCACCAACAAAAGTAGCAATTCTTCAGTATCTGGGTGGTCTGAATCAAAACCTTCAACTGGCTGGGGAGAAACCAAAGGTCCAGCTGGGCAGAATGGGTGGGAGGATTCCCCGTCTGTTACATTGAGCAAGGGTAGTTCCTCATGGAATGGTAGCAAGGATGAGAAGACCTCCTGGAATAGTGCACCAAAGGCAAAGCAGGGATGGTGCGGAGAAGGCCCAAAGGGAAACCATTGGGTGGAGCCCCAGAAGTCTGGTTCAGGTGGCTGGGATAGTGACAGCGACCGCTCTGGATCAGGCTGGAATGAGCCTGGGCAGTGTGGTACAAGCAACACTTGGGGAGGCAGTGGAGGCACCAACACTCCTGACCAGAGTGGTCCAACCACAGGATGGGGAGAGCCACCCAAGACCAACAATCAAAACCAAACCTGGGGTGAGCCAATCAAACCCAGCCACTCCAACCCCACCTGGGTTGACAATTCAAAACCGAACAAGTCTTCAGAGTGGGGCAAGTCTCAAGATTCCAGCATGGGAATGTTCAGGAGTGGGAACAACTCTCAGACTGGAGCCCCTTGTCAGAACAAGCCTTCAGGATGGCTGGGAGGACCAGTGCCTGCTGCTTCCAAAGAAGAAGAATCCACTGGATGGGAAGAACCATCCCCTGAATCCATCAGGCGTAGAATGGAGATCGATGATGGTACTTCAGCATGGGGAGATCCCACTAAGTATAAGTGCAGTAACGTAAATACATGGAACAACAACACTGCTGGAGAGCAGGATGGCATGGCTGTTTCTCAGCCCCCACAGGCCCAAAGCTCTATGGCTCCAAAAGAAAAGAACTGCAGCTCAG GGTGGGGAGAACCATATGGTGGCCCACAAAAAATGGAGTCCTCTACCTGGGGTGAGCATGCTGCTCCACCTGTCACTGTGGACAATGGCACATCTGCTTGGGGAAAGCCTGTTAATACAGGTTCCAGCTGGGAAGAGCCGGGAAGGAAAACCTCAGTAGGCAGTAGCTGGGGTCACGCTGCTGTAGGACAACAATCACAACACAAGTCTG GATCCAAACCTATGCAAGATAACTGGGGTGGAGAGGAGACGTCCATGACAGGGCACTCCAACTGGGAGGAGGAAAAGGAATTAGAGATGGGCATGTGGAACAACAATCTATCACAGGAAATGAACCAACATGGAAACTGGTCCTACAAGAAGGTGCCTCCAAAG CTTAACAAAGGACCCAATAAGCAAGATGATTCTCAGTGGATGAATCCGCTTGTGAAACAGCTCACCAACATGTACCCT AGGGATTCCGCTGAAGATTCCCTGAAGAGCAATAAGATGGATATGTCTGGAG GAATGACAGACAAGCGCATTGATGTTGACAAGCATGTTTTTAACATCGGAGAGTACGGGAAAAATACTGCTTCACGCCACCAGATCCACAAAGACTCTCCTATAGACCGTAACTCCTATATGGATAAG AATGTAAATATGTACGGTGTTGGTAATGCAGCAGCACAAGGCCGGAATGCACAGCAGCCTCCAGCACAAGCTCTGAACTCTGCTCAGCCCGGTCTACGCAACCAAGTGCCTCCTCAACTACTTCCCTCTCAG GTCCCACCATCCCTGTTGAAGTACTCTCCCAATAATGGGGGTCTGAACCCTCTGTTTGGCCCACAGCAGGTGGCTGTGCTGAACCAGCTGTCCCAGCTCAACCAACTGTCTCAGCTTTCTCAGATTAATCAGTTACAG CGTCTCCTTTTGCAGCAAAAAGCGCAAAGCCAGAGAGCCATGCCTGTTAACAGCCGCCAGCAACAGGAACAG GGTCGTGGTCTGGGTCCGTCCCAGCAGATGATGCAGAGTTCCCGCCATCTCGATCCTTCTTTGATGAAGCAGCAGACTTCCCCTCAGCCACCCTCGCTGCACCAGCCCAGCCTCAAGTCCTGCATGGAGAACTTCATGCCCCTCAATGCCTCTGACCTGCAGAAGGAACAAAGTTCCTTGAGCTCGTTCAGTAATTTCCCTTTAG CTTTGAACTCAAACTTGAATGTAAGCAACCTTGACATTGGCAGTGTTGGTTTTAAGGAGCCACAGTCCCGTCTGAAGAAGTGGACTGCCATGGACATTTCCGTTAACTCGCCACTTGATCAAAACCCCAGCAAATCTG GTGCTATAACATCTGGCCTGAGGCTTGAAGACTCGCCCTTTGGTCCATATGACTTCATCAATGCCGGTAACGCTCCCATCAGTCCTCCTGGCTCTGTGGGAGATGGCTGGCCCAGCCGTGCCAAATCACCTCATGGTTCCACTAATGTCAACTGGCCACCAG AGTTCCGTCCTGGTGAGCCCTGGAAAGGATATCCGAACATTGATCCTGAAACTGACCCATTTGTCACTCCTGGCAGTGTGATTAATAATCTCTCCATTAATACAGTGCGGGATGTTGATCACCTCAGGGACAGGAACAATG GGCCATCCTCATCACTTAACACCACGCTGCCTTCAAATAGTGCCTGGACATCCATTCGTGCCTCCAACCACAATAGTTCCCTCAGCAGTACAGCACAAAGCACTTCAG CCAGAAACAGTGACTCCAAATGGTCTCCTGGCACAGTCACCAACACCTCTTTGGCTCACGAGCTGTGGAAGGTTCCTCTCCCCTCAAAAGGTATCTCTGCTCCGTCCCGCCCCCCGCCGGGCCTGACTGGCCAGAAACAGCCCTCATCTTGGGACAACAGTTCTCTGAGACTGGCAGGCTGGGGTAGCTCTGACTCCAGATTCAACTCTG GTTCCAGCTGGGGTGACAGCAGCTCAGGGAGAACTAATTGGCTTGTTCTCAAAAACCTCACACCTCAG ATTGATGGCTCCACCTTGCGAACTCTGTGCATGCAGCACGGTCCACTGATCACATTCCATCTGAACCTTCCCCATGGCAATGCTGTCGTCTGCTACAGCTCTAAGGACGAGGCAGCAAAAGCCCAGaagtcactgcacat gtGCGTATTAGGGAACACTACTATTCTTGCAGAGTTTGCTAGCGAAGAGGAAATTAATCGTTTCTTTGCACAAGGTCAGTCAATGACTGCCTCTCCCAACTGGCAGACGCTGAGCTCTTCTCAGAACCGGATCGGATCCATCGAGGGTTCTCACCCCTTCCCAAACCGCACTGATCCAAATCACTGGAACGGCAATGGAGACCTGCACGGCTCGTCTCTCTGGGGCATTCCCAATTACTCCACGAGCCTGTGGGGGAGCCCCAGTGGTGGTGAGGGTGGGGGAATCAACAGTCCCTCCCCCATCAGCTCCTTCCTTCCTGTTGACCACCTGACGGGAGGCGGGGATTCCATGTAG